A stretch of DNA from Archaeoglobaceae archaeon:
AAGATAGTACCCGAAGAGGCCAAGATTTCCAATATAAGCTTTGATGAGGAGAACGGAGAGGTAATAATAGAAGCGGAAAAGCCGGGAATTGTTATAGGAAAGCAGGGAGCCACTTTTAGAGAGATAATGAAGGAAGTTGGCTGGAGTCCCAGAGTAATGAGGACTCCTCCCATAAAGTCTAAGATAATAGAGAGCATTAGAAATTATCTCACCAGCGTTCGTGAAGATAGAAGAGACATATTAAAAAGAGTTGGCGAGAGAATACACAGGAGAGTAATTTTAGATGAGAATTGGGTTAGAGTCTCATTTTTGGGTGGCTGCAGGGAGGTAGGGAGAAGCTGTTATCTTCTTCAAACTCGGAACACGAAGGTCTTGATTGACTGTGGCGTTAATGTAAGCAACGTGTCCGAGACTCCTTATCTCTACCTGCCCGAAGTTCAGCCATTGGATTCTATCGATGCGGTTGTAATTACACATGCACACTTGGATCACTGCGGTCTTGTGCCATTGCTTTACAAGTATGGCTACAATGGGCCTATTTACGTAACACCCCCAACAAGGGATTTGATGATCCTGCTACAGCTTGACTTTATAGAGGTTGCTGAAAGGGAAAATGAGGCGATTTATAGTTCTTCAATGGTCAGAGAAGCTTTAAAACACACGATAACACTCGATTATGGTGAAGTAACAGACATAAGCCCCGATTTAAGGCTCACATTTTATAACGCAGGACATATCCTTGGTTCTGCAATAGCTCACTTCCACGTTGGCGAAGGATTATATAACATAGCGTTCACAGGTGATTTCAAATTTGAAAGAACGAGGCTTTTTGACAGGGCTACGAGTGTCTTTCCAAGATTAGAGGCCCTGATCATGGAGGCAACCTATGGAGGGGCAAACGACGTTCAGCCATCAAGAACGGAAGCCGAACAGAAACTTGTAGAAATTATAAATTCAACAGTAGAAAATGGAGGCAAAGTTTTAATTCCCACTTTTGCGGTTGGAAGAAGCCAAGAAGTAATGATCGTGCTTGAAGAGGCTATAAGAGAGAAGAGACTAAAAGAAGTGCCGATATATATTGATGGAATGATCTACGAGGCAACCGCAATTCATACAGCCTATCCAGAATATTTAAACGCCAATCTCAGGGATTTGATCTTTTACAATGGTGTAAACCCATTTATAAGCGAGAGTTTTGTTAAGGTAGACGTGAGCTCAAAAAGAGAGGAAATAATCAACGATCCTTCGCCCTGCGTGATAATTTCACCCTCTGGAATGCTTAATGGTGGACCTGTCATGGAATACTTCAAGCATTTGGCTCCGAACGAGAAAAACACAATAGTATTTGTTGGCTACCAGGCAGAGGGAACTCTGGGTAGAAAAGTTCAGAAGGGTTGGAAAGAAATTCCATTCCCGACAAATGGTAAGAGAGAAGTAGTTGAAGTCAGAATGAGAGTTGAAACTGTCGATGGTTTCTCCGGGCATTCTGACAGAAGACAGCTCGTGAATTACGTTAAATATTTAACACCAAAGCCTTCAAAGATAATCACAGTCCATGGTGACGAGGGTAAGTGCATAGATCTAGCCTCTACAATCTATAAAACTTTTAAAATCGAAACAAGAGCCCCTTTGAACCTGGAGACGATCAGATTCTTTTAATATTATATTAGTAATAAAATATAAATGCTTTTGATATAACATATCCGAAAACGAATGCGATAACAGGGGCAAAAATCCAGCCAAGTATTATCTCTCTCAGTTTGCCTATCTTGATCGCTCTGACCCCTTTTGATAGTCCAATCGCTGAAATACCACCTACAAGTGAATAAGTCGTAGATACGGGCATTCCAAGAACTGTAAATGTGTAAACACTTAAACCAGCTGCGAATTGCGCTGAAAATCCCGACTTTGGATCTATAGTTGTTATCTTCTTGCAGAGTGTCTCTGCAATTCTTCTGCTCAAAGCCAAGGCACCAAGAGCCAGGAAAAATGGCCCCAGAATCGCGATCGAACGATCTATCCCGGTAGCCACGAGTGGGGCAATTGCAGTCGCAAGTTCATTTGCTCCCATGTTGTATGCAATTAACATTGCGGAGCACAGCATGAGGTGTCTCAGTGTTTTCTCGACTATTAGTGTTGGTGCTTTCAAAATTCTTTCCAGCGAATAAAATATTAAAATTGCGAGAATTCCAGCCAGAAGTGGGGAAAGAATCCAGGATAGAATTATTTCTGAGAGCGTTTTTAAACTAACGGGAGCACCAAAAGCTACAGCTACTCCCGAAATACCTCCCACTATTACCTGATGAGTCGAAAGCGGATTTCCACGAAAGTTTGAGAGTATTACTACCAATGCCGATACTATTAAAGCTATTGAGGAGATTTGGGCATTAAGTGTTGTGATTTTTTCACCAACAGTCTCTATTACTTTACCACCTTGGATAGTCAATCCAATAAGAGCAAGAACAAAAAGGAGGATAACAGCTTTTTTGAGATTTATTATCTTGCATCCTATGCAGATCCCGAATGCGTTTGATGTGTCATTGGAGCCAATACTGAATGCAAGCAGTAAAAAGGCTATCAGCGAGATTATCTCTGTCATGATTAGAGGCTTAGAACGATCACTTGAATCGTGTCCATGGTATCTTCAATTACGTCGCTTATTTCTTCAATCGACTCCACAAAGTTGAAGGTGAATATACCATCCCACAATTCGAATTCTTCCTCTCTAAAGCTTTCAAGTATAGAGTGTTTGAGGGTATCAGCTTCTTTTTCAAGCATTCTCACCACAATTACAGCTTCGCCGAGTTTTTCAGGTGTTTTGAAAAATTCCAAGAAATTTTTTGATAGTATTTTGCATAGAATCACATTCAGTTCCAGTATTCTTTCGATCTCATACGCTGAATTCAAAAAATCAAGTTTTCGGATTTTTCGGAAATACTTTCCGGCTTTGTCTATCGTGTTTAAAATGTCGTCCACGTCTTCAACGAGTCTTAATATATTTGATCTGAGATACGGCAAAAAGGCCCCCTTGTAAATTTCTCGTGCGGTGCTTCTTCTCAAATCATCTCCATCTCTTTCAAGTCTCGAAACCTCCTCCAAGAAGTTTTTGTTTTTTTCAAGAACTGCTTTGTGAAGCAATTCACAAGCGGAGAGGGCTAAATTCAGCATTTGACCAATATTATTAATAACTTTCTCTTCCGCCCTCATAAAAGTCTCCCTATTAAGTATCCGGTCATAATATCCATTAAACTTACAATTCCAACGATCTTTTCGCCCTCTTTCACAAAAACATTCGCAATCTTTGATTTTTCCATGATGGCAAGGGCGTTTCCAATACTTGTGCCTTTTTCTACAGTGATTAGTGGTTTTGAAGCAATCTCATAAGCTTTTAGATCCTCAGGGTCTAATCCTTTTGCCAAGCATTTGTAAACGATATCTCGGATAGTTATTAGTCCGTAGTCCTTGTCTCTGGGTTTCACGACAACAGATCGAATTCTTTTGTTGACGATCTTCTCTATAACCTCTAAAACCGTTATATCGGGATCAACGAATTCAATTCTCTTGTTCATCACTTCTTCTACGCGCATAAAACAAATGAAGATGAAATCTTTATAAGCTTTTGGAATTCCTTGAAATTTATGAGAAGCGAGATTGTGAAAAAAGGTATTGACAGAGTCGCACATCGGGCTTTACTGAAATCTCTCGGTGTTCTTGAAGAGGATTTCGATAAGCCATTTATAGGCATTGCAAACGCCTACAGCACAATCGTTCCGGGGCATATGAATCTTGACAAGATCACAAATGCAGTCAAAGAGGGAATTTGCTCAGCAGGCGGAGTTCCATTTGAATTCGGAATAATTGGCATATGTGATGGAATAGCTATGGGACATCGGGGAATGCTGTTTTCCTTGCCCTCAAGAGAGATTGTGGCAGACAGTATAGAGTGTATGGTCGAAGCTCACGGATTTGATGGACTTGTGGTGGTGGCAAGCTGTGATAAAATTGTGCCGGGAATGTTAATGGCAATGTTAAGACTCAATATTCCCGCAATTGCAGTCACTGGAGGCCCAATGCTTTCGGAAAGGATAAGAGGGGAAAAAGTATCAATAAAAGATGCCTTTGAAGCGGCAGGACTGTATAAATCTGGAAAAATAAGTGAAGCAGAACTAAAATTATACGAAGATTTTTGTGCACCCTATTGTGGGAGCTGTCAGGGTTTATACACTGCGAACACGATGCAGATTCTGACAGAAACTCTGGGATTAAGTTTGCCATATTGCTCAACTTCCCCCTGTGCATCTTCCAGAAAGCTAAGAATTGCTAAGATGAGCGGTAAGAGAGTTGTTGAACTTGTAAAAGAGAAAATAAAACCTCTTGACTTCATAAATGAGAAGTCTTTTGAAAATGCAATAACGATGGACATGATGATTGGCGGTTCTACGAACACAGTTCTGCATTTGCCAGCCATCGCAAGAGAGGCAGGTATCAGACTGAGAGTGGAGAAATTCGACGAGATAAGCAGGAAAACACCCCATATAGTTTCACTTGATCCGGCAAGCAAAGACACCGTTGTAGACTTGGACGAGAGTGGAGGAGTCCCGATGATAATAAAAAAGATGAAAAATTACTTTAGCAATGAGATGACAGTGAGCGGTAAAAAGCTATACGAGATTGCGGATACTGCGATTACTAGGGGTAGAGATATAATAATGTCAGAAAAGCCATATCGCAAAGAGGGAGGAATAGCTATACTCAAGGGAAACCTTGCCAGCAGTGCAGTTGTTAAGGTTTCTGCAATTCGTGAAGATATGCTAAAATTTGAAGGAGAAGCAAAAGTCTTTGATGGTGAAGAGATGGCTTTAAAAGCCATTCTGAACAATGAGATCTCTGAAGGTGATGTTGTGGTCATTAGATACATGGGTGCAAAGGGTGCTCCTGGCATGCCGGAAATGTTGCTTCCAACAGCGGCTATTGCTGGAATGGGGTTGCAGAAGGTGGCTCTGGTAACTGATGGTAGATTTAGTGGTGCTACGAGAGGGCCGTGCATAGGCCATATTGTTCCTGAGGCAATTGAAGGTGGAACAATCGGTCTGCTTAGAAATGGAGATCAAATTTCTATAGACATTCCTGCAAGAAGACTTGACGTGAAATTGAGTGAGGAAGAAATTAAAGATCGACGTAAAAATTGGAAACCACCGAAGAAAGAGCTAAGGGGATATTTGGCAAGGTATTCAAAGCTTGTAACAGGTGCTGAAGATGGTGCAATTCTTCTCTGAAGCGATAACAATACTTGGAATGAGTCTGATCTCAATATTTTTTCTTTTAATCCTGCTTTTATTGCTAATAGTAATTCCTGGGTTCTTTATATGGGTATCACTTGCACTAATTGGGAAAAGAAGGCCACTGCTCAAATGCGGATTTGCCAATCTTGTTGCTTTCGTGGCTTCTGCTTTTATAACAGTGATTTTATCATTTATTCCGTTGATAACCTTATTCGCTCCAATAATATTTGCGGTTATCTATCTATGGGTATTCAAGGAGATTCTTGATCTCAGATGGCTTCAAGCAATCCTTGCGGTAATAATAAGCGTAATCTGCGTAATGATACTCTCATTGATCTTTGGCATGATGTTTTCAGCTATCTTCAAACCACCATGGGCACCACACTTCAGATTTTAGTCAAAAAGCGGAATTCTTGAATATTTTTCAAACTCTAAGGACTTAAGCCAAATTTTTTTACATTCACACTCGATATCGAGCATTTCTTTATCTTGAGTTAGGGAGAACAGCTTGATTGCACTCACAACATTTTTGTCGCATCTACCACAATTGTGTGGGCCCCTAATCTTACCACCTGCTACCGGATCACAGATAACCTCAGTTTGGATATTTTTTAGGACTTCGATAGCACTCCAGAGCCAAGGAGATCTATAAAGCCCCTTCTCCCATAATTTTTCAACAAGAGTGGATTTTTGTATGTTCATTAGATTGACCGAAATGACGTCCACGTGGTTCTTTACTTTATCTGCTGATTTAACCAAATCTATTATCGCTTCGCTTTCTGAAAGAAAAGGAGGTTTAAGTAAGAGGTAACATTTAACTCTAAAACCCCTCCCTCTTATAATTTCTGCAGATTTAATGAAATCCAAAAAATTAAAACCCTTATTTATACACTGCTCCCTTATAGCATCATCAGCTGTCTCCAGCCCGATGCCAATTTCAAGTTCGATTCCCCTAAAATCCTTAAGCTTCTCTTGATCAACAAATTCTGGTCGGGATTCTATTATCAGCTTTTTTACACCTATTTCTTTAATTCGATCTACAAAGTATCTTCTCAACTCTGCCGGAATTTCCTTTTCGTCCAAGAAACTCCCTGAAGTAAAAATTTTCAAAATGCTTGCATCTCCAACTTTTTCGATAATTTGGTCAAGCTCTTCCTTGAGAACCGTTTCGCTTACTGCTCTCGACTCGCTCCAGTAGCTACACATGTAGCATTTTCTCCACGAGCAACCCCTTGTTGTTATGATAGCAGTTAGACAATCTTCGACCTTTCCGCGATATCTTTCCTTTTCTTTCCAGAACTTAGGCATAAATATACCTAAACCTCATTCTTTCTCCAATCATAATTCCGATTGCAAGACCTGTAAGATGGGCAATGTATGCAACCCCGCTTCCAATAATGTGGGTAGTCGTAAGCATAAGCATTCCGAAGTCATACAGGGCAAAAAGAAGTATCGCAGCTCTGATATTTACTGGAATCGGAATTGGGAAAATTATGATTTTGATACCGGGCGCTATAATTGCCAGCGTTCCCATAACACCAAATATCGCTCCCGAAGCACCGAGAGCTGGGATCAGGCTGTGTGTGGCGTAGGCGTAGAGAATGTATCCAAAATTTCCCGCCAATCCTGAAGCAAAAAAGACTTTAAAATATCCTCTCTCACCAAGAAGCCGTTCTAATTCAGCCCCAAAGAAAAGTAGAACAAAGCAATTTATGAAAAAGTGCCAGAAATCAATGTGAAGGAAAATACTTGTAACCAATTGCCATGGCTTGATCAAAACCTGATCTGGATGCAGGGCAAACAGATCGACCATTTTGTATGGTAAAAAGATCGATATAAAGAAGAGAATCAGGCATACGAACAGAACCAAATTGTTTGCACCGTATGGAAAAAGCTTTTGCCTTCTGTAACCGAGGTAATCCGGTTGCACAAAAAAAAGGAGTTTAAGGGATTAAAAAACTTTCTAAAGTTGATACTTACCTCTGAATTGTTTCGCAATTTTTGCAAGCTTCTGGGACTCCATTATGTTGCCAGTAATCTTGTATTTACCCATCATGAAGCTTGCAACTGGATCCTCCTTGCCCCTGAGAACGTCGCACCAGAACTTGGAACTGGCGATAATTGTGAATGTTGGTTTCTCGGCTTTGCCTTCCTTAAACTCACACTTGCCATCTGGTTTGTACTCTACATAGAACTCCTCGCCGTCAATCTGATACTGCACTACTCCGCTCCAGCCCTTCAATGCTGCCTGAACTTCTGGGTCTTGGTTCTGTATATCGCACATCTTCTTAATCAGATCTTTTGCTTCGCTCATTCTATCACCAATTCCACTCGATTAAATGATGAATATAAGTTTTTTGGTTTTTATTCGGGACCGATAAACTTTAAAGACCCAAAAAACGAAAACAATTAATTTGGTTATTCTTCTGAATCGCCTAAAACTAATTCTCTCATTTCAGAAGCGGGTATCTTCTTTCTGGTAAATACATCTCTTACTATTACTATATCCCCAACCGCTCTTACTATACGATAAGGTATTACCACGCCCCTCGCCGTTGAATCTATTATTGCCTTGTTGTAGTCCACAACGACTATCCCAGTGATCGTGTTCGTATCGCTGTCGATCATCACGTCTTCAATTCTGCCAACATATCGTCCTTCATCCGTAAAAACTCTCATTCCAAAAAAAGTAGTTATTTCCCCGCTCATGGCCATGGTTAGATCTCTCACCCTCAATATATTAATTTTTTCATTAGAAGACACGATATGACCTGTCTGCAAGAACTAAGTTTCAACTTCCATTCCTATCTTGTGCAGTAAAAATCTTCGGTTTTTCAACAAAATTTGTCGCTGATGTTTGCTTTTTGTCGTCAATTAAATAGCTTTTATGGAATTTAGAAGCTCATCCAGGATTTATTTTTCATAAAATCCGAGAAAATCAAGCGAGTTCGACGGTTTAACTTTTTAAATGCTATTTTATCTTTTTGAAAACCTCGTAATTTTTTATTAGTAAACCGAACACAAGTATAGTATTGGTGAATAAAGGTGTTATCGATCTTCAAAAAAGTTAGGGCCCGGAGCGGGATTCGAACCCGCGTCCTGGAATCCACAGTCCCAGAGGATAACCACTACCCCATCCGGGCCATCTCGCAGAAATTTGTTTGATGGATATAAATCTGTTTCCAAATGCTTTAAAAGATTGACTAAATTAAATAGTAGATACCCTTCTAAAATCTTATATATTTTGTGAAAAACAAGAGTTGTGCTTAGAGAAATGCTAAAAGAAATACTCAACCCGGAGTTTAACAAAGAAGTAATGGCTGCTGTGCTTGTCCCTATTCTTGACTGTAGAGAACCGAAAATTCTGATGATAAAAAGAGGAGAAAGCCTGACACGCAATGCAGGGCACATAGCATTTCCCGGTGGAATGCGAGAGGAGGGAGAAGATGTTATTGAAACTGCCTTAAGAGAGTTCGAAGAAGAACTTGGAGTTGACAAAAGGAAGGTAGAGGTAATCGGTTTTTTAAAATCCAGAGAAGTAAGAGAATATAGGATCCCGCTGTGCCCGATTGTTGGCATAACCGACGAAAAAGAGTTTAAACCAGACACCAAAGAAGTGAGCAAAGTTCTTGTTGATAGTCTTGAAAGAGTTCTGAGATCGAGAAGAATTGCCGATTGGGGGCCCAATTTTGAGTGTGCTCGAGAACTCGTTTGGGGTGCCTCGAGCAGAGTTTTGGATGATCTCTATATGAGGATAGTTCTTAAATATGGCACCATAGATCGTTTTTTCGACAAATTGAGGGGGAGTTATGGATATAGATAGCGTAAGAAAAAAGGTAAACTTTGAAGAATTTATAGAAAAAGTAAAACCAATTGTGGAAGACGTTAGAAAGAACGGCGATAAGGCCGTTCTGAAGTATACAAAGCTTTTTGACAAAGTGGAGTTGAAAAGGCTAAGAATAAAAAAGAAAGAAATAGATGCAGCCTATGAGGAGATCGATGATGAGCTTATTGACGCTTTAGAAACTGCGAAGGAGAACATTGAGAGGTTCCACATGCTTACAACTGTCGAGAGAGAGATTAAAATTCACTTTGAAGACTGTATTATGGGTAAAATATACGCGCCATTAGATATTGCTGGCGCATACGTTCCGGGAGGTAGGGCAAGCTATCCTTCTACAGCTCTAATGACAGGAATTCCAGCAAAAATCGCAGGTGTTGGAAAACTCATAGCATGCACACCCCCAAATTCTGAAGGGAAAGTGAACCCTTTAACACTCGTAGCATGTGATTTGGCGGGTTTTGACGAAATTTACTGCGTTGGTGGAGCCCAAGCAATTTCAGCAATGGCATACGGAACCGAAAGCATACCAAAAGTTCAAAAAATTGTGGGTCCAGGAAATGCTTATGTTACAGCAGCAAAACTGCTCGTTGCCAAAGATGTCGCAATAGATATGCCTGCAGGCCCTTCAGAGATCCTTGTAATTGCCGACGATTCTGCAAATCCAGAATTCATAGCTTACGACTGCTTAGCCCAATTGGAACACGATCCTTTGGCAATTGCTGTTGTTCTGACTACTTCGGAAAAAATTGCTGAAGAGGTTAAAAGAATTGTTGGGAATGTGATGGGTGAAGCAAATCTTGCAGTGGAACTCGTAAAAGACTTGGGTGAGGCTATAAGGATTTCAAATGAATTCGCTCCCGAGCATCTCTCAATCTTCTGCAGAGATGCAGAAAAGTACTTGAGTAAGATCAAAAACGCAGGAAGTGTTTTCATTGGCGAGTTCTCCGGAGTTGCCATGGGCGATTATGCTGCGGGAACAAACCATGTTTTGCCGACCTTGGGTTATGCAAAAATATACAGTGGTCTCACGGTGGAAAGTTTCATGAAATCATTTACATTTCAGCAATTGAGCATGGACACCCTTAAAAGAATAGGAAATGCGGTAGTGAAGCTTGCAGAAGCTGAGGGATTAAAATATCATGCAGAAAGTATAAAAATAAGGCTTAATCATTCAAAGAACTCGTAAACGGCTTTTTCGAGCTTCTCCTCCTCTATCAACTCTTTTTCTTTTTGCACTTCTCTTTCAAGCTTTTCTAATGCTACGTGGATTGCAAATTCAATTCCCCAGCTTTCTCCACTTGCAATAAAAAGTCCTTTGACACTCCATAGCTTTATCTTCGCAATTACCAGTGGTAGACCCCTGAAATGGACCCTCTGCTTTTTCAGATAAACATATATCTGAGTTTCACCAAGAAAATCCCTGTATTTCCGCATAAATCTATCCAAGTCTTTTACTATCTCACCTCTCTCGAATTCATCCGTGTTAATATTCTGGAGAACGAACTGAACTCCAAATTCTTTCTTTTCTTCAAGACGCAGGAAGTATTCAAGTATGTCTCTTTTCATTAAAATGCCCTCGGGAACACCGTCTTTTTCGACAACAACACTCGAAATTCTGTTCTCAGCCATCAACTCTATTACATCTGAAATACTGTCTCCTGCTTTTGCACATATTGGTGGGGCACTCATTATACTCTCAACCATTATCGAAAGCGTTTTTTCTTTTTCTCCGCTGAAATCTCCGCTTCTTGCTCTCTTTCTTGGAGATATCACTCTATCTATGATGTCTTTGCCTGTAAGCACCCCTATTACTTTGCCACGCTCGTCAACAACAACTACTCTGTCCACGCCATTCTTTTTCATTAATGAAAGAGCTTTTGCTACAGTGTCAAATCTTCTTACAGTTGTAAACTCTTCGTTCATCAAGTCTCTTACCTTAATTCCCTCAAATTTGTTTTTTATAAATTTAATAAAATCATTTATATAGATCACACCTAACCTCCCATTCAATGAAACGACAACAAACGGAGTAGAATCCTCTACAAATCTTCTTGCGACTTTTTCCGGAGTTAAATCTGATGCAGGAATTATTCCAGTTCGAACAAGAAGTGATTTGACTTTGGTTTCGTGTGGATTTTTTAGCGCTCTGCCACGTATCAGATCTTTCTCTCTTACAACTCCAAGAATTTTCCCGTCCTCTTCTACCAGTATCGCCTGAGCCCTGTCCTTTCCAAGCTTATCTATCAATGGAAAAAGCTTTGATAATGTTTCCTCAGAGTTTATCACGTAGTAGTCTTCTCTGATCAGTTCCTCCAAACCTTCCACATTGATCACCCAATAAGACTGACTGCTTCCTTATCTAAATAGATTTCGGGATCATAATTGCAAGAAGCCAGCTAATAAATACAAAAATAAAGAACAAATAGACGTATCTTCCTGCCTTACTGGCAACTTCTTCAATCTTATCCTTCAAGCTACCCAGAACTTTAACACTCACAACTGATTCTCCGTAGCTGAAGCTCAATTTTTCGTATTCTGGGTTTTTACACCTCTCAAGTAAAATTTTTAGAAGTTCAGAATCTTCAGCAACTGCTCCAGCCGGCTTGTAAGATTCCTTTATATTAATACCGGTTTTGGCATGATTGTCCGTTGAACATACCACAGCTTTGAATCCAATTTCAAGGAACTTCTTTTCTACGATTTCTCTGAACTCTGGTAAAACGTTATTCGAATCAAAGACCACTATTACGTATCTTACAAAGCCGTAATCCAGTAGAATTGCAGAAACGTATCTCGAAATACTTTCAGTCTCAGCGTTTATTTTTATAAATGCTCCATAAACTTCACTGATCGGTTCAGAATTTGTGTTTTCAGCGATCCTTACGAGTTTTTCTATCTCCTTTATTTCATCAATCGTTAGGTCACCAAAAAAGTTTGCATTATGGCAGTCCACTACAAAGTTCTTGGAATTGATCACGAAATCGTCAAGTCTTTTTTTCCCACTAACGAATATCAGTTTAATCTTGTCAAATGGCAAGCAAAAAACCTTAAAATTATCGCTTTCAAGTTCAAAAGGTCTGAATGGAAAAATTTCTATCCAATCAAAGTTTAAAGCACTGCGAATTTTTTCTACTTCTTCTTTAGATACGGGATTTCTTTCGTGTGATGACGGCGAATGTAGGTAAACACCTTCTGGAAGACCGAGCGAGTCCACGAGTTTTGCCCCTCCGACATTTCTAAAAGGGCCGGGATGAAAATCTGTCGAGATCAGTTTGAACTCGTTTATTTTAATGCATCTAACCCTTCCGCTGAACACTTCAGAGTTTTTTATCAGAATCTCCTCAGCGTATCTTGGTTCATTTGTCAGCCAGAATCTAACGAAGCTCTCAACGAATTCCCTCATGGTTGAATTTTTGATTTTCACATCCATTAGTTTAAGATAAATATAAAATAAAACAGATGAGATAAAAATTACGAAAAATGAGCTGGGCTCTACTATCAAAAAGGGAATTGCCGAGACGAGAACTGCTGGTATAAAACCTCGCTCGGAACAAAAGTAAATCACAGCAAGAAATAGAAAGAAGGAACCAGAAAAGCTTCCAGAAATTATAAAAGAAGAGAAACTAAGCACAGCTACCAAAATCGAAAGGAAAAGAACCCTTTTTAGATTAAATCGAAGTTTTAAAAGCTTTATAGAGCAGAGAGTAGTTAGTGTTATGAGAATCGTGAATAGGAGCATACTAAAATCTAGAAAACCAAAAATAAGAACCAATGAGCTGTAAACAAACGCTAAAGTTTTTATTTTTGGTAATACGAACAATTTTTTGCTCAAACTCACAACGCTCATAAAAATCTGCTTATTTCTCCCCAAATCCTCTTTATCCTTTCTTTAACTTCAGGAGACATTTCAACTACTTCCGGCCATTCTCTTTCGTAGCCTTCTTCTCTTAATTTCTTTGTTGCATCGATTCCGAGCTTCCCTGCAAGACTTGGAAGATAAGCAGAATGGTCCAGCGCATCTGTTGGAGAAGGTGGTAGAATCACGACATCTTTTGCCGGATCAAACCTGGTAGTCACGGCCCATATTACCTCGCTCAAATTGTGCACATTAACATCACTGTCAACAACGATCACAATCTTTGTCAGAGAGAGCATCCCTGTTCCCCAAAGGGAGAACATTACTTTCTTAGCCTGTCCGGGATATCTCTTGCGAATGGAGACTATTGCGAGATTGTGGAATCCAGCTTCTACTGGAAGATTGATGTCAACTATTTCTGGATTCAAAAGCCGTATAATCGGTAAAAATATCCTTTCTGTTGCTTTTCCAAGCCAAGCGTCCTCCATTGGTGGTCTTCCGACGACGGTTGCATGATAAATTGGATCCTCTCTATGGGTGATATTGGTAATTCTGAAAACCGGATAAGGTTCTGGAGGGGTGTAGTAACCAGTGTGGTCTCCAAAAGGCCCCTCTAATCGAAGTTCGTCAATTTTAACATATCCCTCAAGCACAATTTCAGCAGTAGCT
This window harbors:
- a CDS encoding DUF2070 family protein encodes the protein MSVVSLSKKLFVLPKIKTLAFVYSSLVLIFGFLDFSMLLFTILITLTTLCSIKLLKLRFNLKRVLFLSILVAVLSFSSFIISGSFSGSFFLFLAVIYFCSERGFIPAVLVSAIPFLIVEPSSFFVIFISSVLFYIYLKLMDVKIKNSTMREFVESFVRFWLTNEPRYAEEILIKNSEVFSGRVRCIKINEFKLISTDFHPGPFRNVGGAKLVDSLGLPEGVYLHSPSSHERNPVSKEEVEKIRSALNFDWIEIFPFRPFELESDNFKVFCLPFDKIKLIFVSGKKRLDDFVINSKNFVVDCHNANFFGDLTIDEIKEIEKLVRIAENTNSEPISEVYGAFIKINAETESISRYVSAILLDYGFVRYVIVVFDSNNVLPEFREIVEKKFLEIGFKAVVCSTDNHAKTGINIKESYKPAGAVAEDSELLKILLERCKNPEYEKLSFSYGESVVSVKVLGSLKDKIEEVASKAGRYVYLFFIFVFISWLLAIMIPKSI
- a CDS encoding CoA pyrophosphatase, with product MLREMLKEILNPEFNKEVMAAVLVPILDCREPKILMIKRGESLTRNAGHIAFPGGMREEGEDVIETALREFEEELGVDKRKVEVIGFLKSREVREYRIPLCPIVGITDEKEFKPDTKEVSKVLVDSLERVLRSRRIADWGPNFECARELVWGASSRVLDDLYMRIVLKYGTIDRFFDKLRGSYGYR
- a CDS encoding PRC-barrel domain-containing protein codes for the protein MAMSGEITTFFGMRVFTDEGRYVGRIEDVMIDSDTNTITGIVVVDYNKAIIDSTARGVVIPYRIVRAVGDIVIVRDVFTRKKIPASEMRELVLGDSEE
- the hisD gene encoding histidinol dehydrogenase encodes the protein MDIDSVRKKVNFEEFIEKVKPIVEDVRKNGDKAVLKYTKLFDKVELKRLRIKKKEIDAAYEEIDDELIDALETAKENIERFHMLTTVEREIKIHFEDCIMGKIYAPLDIAGAYVPGGRASYPSTALMTGIPAKIAGVGKLIACTPPNSEGKVNPLTLVACDLAGFDEIYCVGGAQAISAMAYGTESIPKVQKIVGPGNAYVTAAKLLVAKDVAIDMPAGPSEILVIADDSANPEFIAYDCLAQLEHDPLAIAVVLTTSEKIAEEVKRIVGNVMGEANLAVELVKDLGEAIRISNEFAPEHLSIFCRDAEKYLSKIKNAGSVFIGEFSGVAMGDYAAGTNHVLPTLGYAKIYSGLTVESFMKSFTFQQLSMDTLKRIGNAVVKLAEAEGLKYHAESIKIRLNHSKNS
- a CDS encoding rhomboid family intramembrane serine protease, translated to MQPDYLGYRRQKLFPYGANNLVLFVCLILFFISIFLPYKMVDLFALHPDQVLIKPWQLVTSIFLHIDFWHFFINCFVLLFFGAELERLLGERGYFKVFFASGLAGNFGYILYAYATHSLIPALGASGAIFGVMGTLAIIAPGIKIIIFPIPIPVNIRAAILLFALYDFGMLMLTTTHIIGSGVAYIAHLTGLAIGIMIGERMRFRYIYA
- a CDS encoding CBS domain-containing protein; protein product: MINVEGLEELIREDYYVINSEETLSKLFPLIDKLGKDRAQAILVEEDGKILGVVREKDLIRGRALKNPHETKVKSLLVRTGIIPASDLTPEKVARRFVEDSTPFVVVSLNGRLGVIYINDFIKFIKNKFEGIKVRDLMNEEFTTVRRFDTVAKALSLMKKNGVDRVVVVDERGKVIGVLTGKDIIDRVISPRKRARSGDFSGEKEKTLSIMVESIMSAPPICAKAGDSISDVIELMAENRISSVVVEKDGVPEGILMKRDILEYFLRLEEKKEFGVQFVLQNINTDEFERGEIVKDLDRFMRKYRDFLGETQIYVYLKKQRVHFRGLPLVIAKIKLWSVKGLFIASGESWGIEFAIHVALEKLEREVQKEKELIEEEKLEKAVYEFFE
- a CDS encoding SCP2 sterol-binding domain-containing protein; this encodes MSEAKDLIKKMCDIQNQDPEVQAALKGWSGVVQYQIDGEEFYVEYKPDGKCEFKEGKAEKPTFTIIASSKFWCDVLRGKEDPVASFMMGKYKITGNIMESQKLAKIAKQFRGKYQL